A region of Mycolicibacterium brumae DNA encodes the following proteins:
- a CDS encoding SIR2 family NAD-dependent protein deacylase, with translation MGGHLFIVNGDLTKLACDAILVPTDVAGRVESPWRYVLDDREYVDVDWGENLAKLYSAVPGQPQIWLGRVGRPGKGSDFASYAPTVEEFITQAIAGLDGHRIYPSPKFRLAVNVVGSGRGGGEQRKGHLIKGLVGALTALADEHDVDIVLVTYGHKPYSAAQRARRKLIGTDDESLATAWQFDATANPELTTYARRLADDAIARHLVLFIGAGASAGAGLPIWSSLLDAAASAAGIDADERKQLAKIDYRDRATLIERRLRTSSPQPGADSVSLKSIVAHQLQQHSRYSLQHGLLASLPSQEAVTTNFDSLFEAASRIDGQKVAVLPADPRNAGGRLLLKLHGSVNDPENMILTRSDYLSMPRRYGALMGLVQGLLLTRRMVFVGYSLSDEDFHELIEEVRAARGDRTSEVGKGVVLTLRDNQFERQLWEGDLEIMPITTAEPFDIPKAARELELFLDLVGYLSTTSAAFFLDETYSDLTDDESSLRDALTALAQQTADSSPGTVADIVREFLNELGPSSG, from the coding sequence ATGGGCGGGCACTTATTCATCGTCAACGGAGACCTGACCAAGCTTGCATGCGATGCGATTCTCGTGCCGACCGACGTGGCCGGCCGTGTCGAGAGTCCATGGCGTTACGTTCTCGACGACCGGGAGTACGTCGATGTCGACTGGGGCGAGAACCTAGCGAAGTTGTACTCGGCGGTTCCCGGTCAACCGCAGATCTGGCTCGGCAGAGTGGGCCGCCCCGGAAAAGGTTCGGACTTTGCCTCATACGCGCCGACGGTCGAGGAATTCATCACCCAAGCAATCGCCGGACTCGATGGCCACCGGATCTACCCATCACCCAAGTTCCGACTCGCCGTCAACGTCGTGGGCTCAGGGCGCGGCGGGGGCGAGCAGAGAAAGGGCCATCTCATCAAGGGCCTGGTAGGCGCGTTGACTGCTCTCGCCGACGAGCACGACGTGGACATCGTGCTCGTTACCTACGGCCACAAGCCGTATTCCGCAGCGCAGCGCGCCCGCCGGAAACTGATCGGCACCGACGACGAGTCGTTGGCGACCGCTTGGCAGTTCGACGCCACCGCGAATCCTGAACTCACCACCTACGCCCGACGACTGGCCGACGACGCTATCGCGCGACACCTCGTGCTATTCATCGGCGCAGGCGCCAGTGCCGGTGCCGGCCTGCCGATCTGGAGCTCACTATTGGATGCCGCGGCCAGCGCCGCGGGAATCGACGCCGACGAACGAAAGCAGCTCGCCAAGATCGACTACCGAGATCGGGCCACACTGATTGAACGCCGCCTCAGGACCTCATCCCCGCAACCGGGTGCTGACAGCGTTTCCCTGAAAAGCATTGTCGCGCATCAGCTTCAACAGCACTCACGCTATTCGCTACAACACGGTCTGCTGGCTTCATTGCCCAGCCAAGAAGCCGTCACCACCAACTTTGACTCGCTCTTTGAGGCCGCCTCACGCATCGACGGTCAGAAAGTCGCGGTACTCCCGGCGGATCCCCGCAACGCGGGCGGGCGGCTCCTTCTCAAGCTGCACGGCTCGGTCAACGATCCCGAGAATATGATCCTTACACGCTCGGACTACCTGAGTATGCCAAGGCGCTACGGCGCATTGATGGGCCTGGTGCAAGGCCTGCTACTGACGCGCCGGATGGTGTTCGTCGGATACTCGTTGAGCGACGAAGATTTCCACGAACTCATCGAGGAGGTGCGGGCGGCTCGTGGAGATCGCACATCCGAGGTGGGCAAAGGCGTCGTGCTCACACTGCGGGACAACCAGTTTGAGCGACAGCTGTGGGAAGGCGACCTCGAGATCATGCCGATCACCACGGCAGAGCCATTCGACATCCCAAAGGCAGCAAGGGAGCTTGAGCTCTTCCTCGACCTCGTCGGGTATCTGTCGACCACATCTGCCGCTTTCTTCTTGGATGAGACCTATAGCGATCTCACCGATGACGAATCCTCCCTTCGTGATGCTCTCACCGCACTCGCACAACAAACGGCGGATAGCTCACCCGGGACAGTCGCCGACATCGTCCGTGAGTTCCTCAACGAGTTAGGCCCATCGTCGGGCTAG